A stretch of DNA from Coregonus clupeaformis isolate EN_2021a unplaced genomic scaffold, ASM2061545v1 scaf2752, whole genome shotgun sequence:
attatgacaacttccggaggacatcctccaacctatcagagctcttgcagcatgaactgacatgttgtccacccaatcaacaGTCTTTCAacaattaatttcttcaaaaatgaaggagaagcaagagagagatttctcttttttttcactttcagtttcacttacttagctagcaaatgcagctggctagtttagttactcaaacaccctgctcaaacagagggatgatatgttagctagctggctatgactatccaacacaacaccagaactcttccaagtcaaggtaagcttttggttgtattaatttattcCCACCGGGGCTGCCGGTCtacattactttagctaatatggggacaacgatgtaggctgggtgtggcggttatgacatggtttggaaagGTCTTTtctgcctggtcacatacagctgatgtgttgttcattgaagtccacaaacgaagggaaaagatgagaggaggagagtgcatagaggcgagaaggaatacaacgtggctgctatgaaatgaaagtgaactgtgtttatgcgtgatcagggtagtagcaacctcatgatgggtatagggaaaatgtgagtatcatgtagtagcctaatcctatcgctgttacattaaactgggtgaatggaatatgaatgacagtcagtcaacatgctgtaatagaagaaggccatgctcataaagaaataaaatcgtcctccctcatcataaacggcactgaGCGCCACTGGTAGGAGCGTTggtgggtaggagcgttgggccagtaaccgaaaggttgctggatcgaatccctgagctgCCAATGTAAAcatctgcccctgagcaaggcaattaacccactgttccccgggcgccgatgacgtggatgtcaattaaggcagcccccgcacctctgattcagaggggttgggttaaatgcggaagacacatttcagtcgAATgcgttcagttgtacaactgactagctATCCCGCTTTCCCTGGTATTGACATCACGAATCCACAGATAGGGGCTGTGTCTCAATATGTCCTCTTCCTTCATCTCAGCTGAGGACACCAGACCTGAAAGATATAGGCAATATGGTAGTGGCCAAATATCAGAGTCCCTTTTACCTGTTCAGGGCTTTCAGAGAAGAGACTTCGATCTCCTCGTGAGAATGATCACATTATATGATGTCACAAGACAACCTTAACAAAACCTGTCTAGCCTGCAGCGTTTACTGTAAAAGGGAGCAGCAGCTGTTCGACTGGAGGAACAGAAACTGATAAGATAAAACCAAAGGCTGAGGTGACTTATAAAACCAAAGGCTGAGGTGACTCATAAAACCAAAGGCTGACAGTCAGACTCCACCAACTAGACAGTCCACCAACCAGAGTTTTTGTCTTAGCAGTTACATTTCTCCAAACCATCCCTTTAGCTGTTTAACAAAACAAAGAGTCTGGGTGAAACCTTTGTTGTTTTTTTGAATTTTCTGACTGCCACTTTAACTCCTCCATTGAATATAAGCGGTAAATAGGAAGGTGAGCCTCAGAGCTGTAGGAAGCTGCTCATTCGCAGCATTGTATCTGGTTCTCTCTCCTGTCCCATGTGTCCATCCACCTCATCTGCCTCTAGACTCTTCCCTCTGGGGTGGCAGACAGTATAATACAGGAGCAGACAGGCCAGCCCTAGAACAGTCCCTCCAAATATCAGCAGAGTCACCGGCCAGAAGTACTCAGTAGACTCGGCCTCTGGCCTCACCAGAACCAGCAGCAAGGGACCTGAGAGGTTCACTAACGCATAGAGGACGTAGTACACAGCCATCGGCCATCTTGTGTCCTGTCCTTTCACGTTAAAGAAGGTGAACACGAGGACGACTCCCACGATGGTCCGATAGAGCCTCTCTAGGCTTTTAGACGTGCAGAAGTCAGTGTGGACCCAATGGGCCCAGAGGGTCCCGGCCAGCCAGAGGACAGCCATACCCAGGGCACTGTACAGgctgaggatgaggaagaggctgaggctgaggaTGTGCGTGGAGATGGTCAGGAGCTTGTACATGAGGTAGAAGAAGGTAGGAAGGCCAGACGGCATCTCTTGGACCTAGGGGgtgtttttattattatatatatatatcagtatatgATCATgtgattattataataataataatatgccatttagccaaACCATTtagccaaagcgacttacagtcactttgcatacattttttacgtatgggtggtcccggggatcgaacccactaccataTATCAGTATATGATCATGTGATTATGTTATTCTAtattattatacactgctcaaaaaaaattaagggaacactaaaataacacatcctagatctgaatgaatgaaataatcttattgaatacttttttctttacatagttgaatgtgcggacaacaaaatcacacaaaatttataaatggaaatcaaatgtatcaacccatggaggtctggatttggagtcaccctcaaaattaaagtggaaaaccacactacaggctgatccaactttgatgtaatgtccttaaaacaagtcaaaatgaggctcagtagtgtgtgtggcctccacgtgcctgtatgacctccctacaatgcctgggcatgctcctgatgaggtggcggatggtctcctgagggatctcctcccagacctggactaaagcatccgccaactcctggacagtctgtggtgcaacgtggcattggtggatggagcgagacatgatgtctcagatgtgctcaattgggttcatgtctggggaacgggcgggccagtccatagcatcaatgccttcctcttgcaggaactgctgacacactccagccacatgaggtctagcattgtcttgcattaggaacccagggccaaccgcaccaccatatggtctcacaaggggtctgaggatctcatctcggtacctaatggcagtcaggctacctctggcgagcacatggagggctgtgcggccccccaaagaaatgccaccccacaccatgactgacccactgccaaaccggtcatgctggaggatgttgcaggcagcagaacgttctccacagcgtctccagactctgtcacgtctgtcacatgctcagtgtgaacctgctttcatctgtgaagagcacagggcgccagtggcgaatttgccccTCTTGGTGtcctctggcaaatgccaaacgtcctgcacggtgttgggctgtaagcacaacccccacctgtggatgtcgggccctcataccaccctcatggagtctgtttctgaccgtttgagcagacacatgcacatttgtggcctgctggaggtcattttgcaggcctcctgctcctccttgcacaaaggcggaggtagcagtcctgctgctgggttgttgccctcctacggcctcctccacgtctcctgatgtactggcctgtctcctgttagcgcctccatgctctggacactacgctgacagacacagcaaaccttcttgcaacagctcgcattgatgtgccatcctggatgagctgcactacctgagccacttgtgtgggttgtagactccgtctcatgctaccaatagagtgaaagcaccgccagcattcaaaagtgaccaaaacatcagccaggaagcataggaactgagaagtggtctgtggtcaccacctgcaaaaccagtcctttattgggggtgtcttgctaattgcctacaatttccacctgttgtctattccatttgcacaacagcatgtgaaatgtattgtcaatcagtgttgcttcctaagtggacagtttgatttcacagaagtgtgattgacttggagttacattgtgttgtttaagtgttcccttaatttttttgagcagtgtattatgtaTCGTTATTCTAATTACCTGGGGTAAGGATCGGCGGAGACAGCGCCGGTAGTCCACTATGGCCCAGGCGATGTTGATGAATGAGCCCACCATGCAGATGCCTGGACAGGGGAAGATGAGACACGGATTAGAGAAGGATCTTAATATACTGGCATGTGAGAGACAGGCACGTGAGAGACAGGCACGTGAGAGACAGGCATGTGAGAGACACAGGCATGTGAGAGACACAGGGATGTGAGAGACACAGGCATGTGAGAGACACAGGCATGTGAGAGACAGGCATGTGAGAGACACAGGCATGTGAGAGACACAGGGATGTGAGAGACACAGGCATGTGAGAGACAGGCATGTGAGAGACAGGCATGTGAGAGACACAGGCATGTGAGAGACAGTCGTGTGACACATTTGAGGTTTGTGGtagacacactcactcacaagGAGAGCAGCAGACCAGAGGGTCTGGTTCTTGTGTGGTGTGGAGAGAAATGGGGAACTCAAACAAAAGTATCCAAAAAAAGTTGCGGCTACAGattctcacacactctctctctctctctctctctctgtcacacacacacacacacacacac
This window harbors:
- the LOC121570277 gene encoding XK-related protein 9-like; this encodes MLQTDSEFTKARWVCTLIGLGFYLVDIVTDVGLAVKYFLNGHLVWAGLTLLFVVIGSTATQVFSYSWYRDDTRNPLVNPGGDRLISGMNRGGLIGLHVMQMGIFTRYYHLLKTGYRAVWSKSPETVDCSREVHLALFGQATDLSMLKLFETFLESVPQLLLQLCILLGHGHKSILQCICMVGSFINIAWAIVDYRRCLRRSLPQVQEMPSGLPTFFYLMYKLLTISTHILSLSLFLILSLYSALGMAVLWLAGTLWAHWVHTDFCTSKSLERLYRTIVGVVLVFTFFNVKGQDTRWPMAVYYVLYALVNLSGPLLLVLVRPEAESTEYFWPVTLLIFGGTVLGLACLLLYYTVCHPRGKSLEADEVDGHMGQEREPDTMLRMSSFLQL